The Gadus macrocephalus chromosome 21, ASM3116895v1 genome has a segment encoding these proteins:
- the tab2 gene encoding TGF-beta-activated kinase 1 and MAP3K7-binding protein 2 isoform X2 — protein sequence MAQGSQQIDTQVLHELRQKYPEVPEGVVSQCALQNNNNVDACCAYLSQVSPAYLYSEETESLSDASISGLRKHMTKLSLGLTTPAPSGTPPGPRMNGSRTLAHSLGDGPLQTPAAPASDFYQQEAQGPPRPAAYGSMDAPQRKPQPPQHLGLYPAKGPQGGPPPRFNPITVTLAPKTGRNTPTSLHIHGGPQAGMGSPQGNAIYIRPYVSQTGVHRGPQPGPARAQYSPTSQPPQMYQINPHPPCPAGAWPGLPHASSSHTSQHQGPHQGPHQGPHQGAHQTSHVYMPISSPTTPQAPSSLLQAPAGPQPPPSFSQYNIQNISTGPRKNQIEIKLESPQRSSSSALLRASGGPRSSASSNSCPASSSSSGPSHSAPLAIGGLSRSQPTVYISASPPAAHHPPSALGEDGPPMAAAVPPPRGAPKFYISAGAEDGGGGRNPPTVYISANAPMQGSGSGARAMGGGLSMGPAYIHHHPPKSRVGHAGGAAGGGMGASSPRVVVTQPNTKYTFKITVSPNKPPAVSPGVVSPTFETANLLPLPDHHFSEAEPPPQPDPQGRDPQGRDRPSEHRRLSAGSDDAAYTQALLVHQKARMERLWRELEVKRQRLEKLKEEVNDMENDLTRRRNERSNSASQTPSNEEMKQLRCKNRILQIDIDCLTKEIDLLQTRGPHFNPSAIDNFYDNIGFLGLVPPKPKGPAAVEGGVRGPKSSSEHQQQEQQQQQQQQHQHQQEQQEEEEEEEEEGSHWSCTECTFFNHPLLNRCEECDFRRHF from the exons ATGGCCCAGGGAAGCCAGCAGATAGACACTCAGGTTTTACACGAGCTGCGGCAGAAGTACCCGGAGGTCCCCGAGGGCGTGGTGTCCCAGTGCGCCCTGCAG aacaacaacaacgtggACGCCTGCTGCGCCTACCTGTCCCAGGTGAGCCCCGCCTACCTGTACAGCGAGGAGACCGAGAGCCTATCGGACGCCAGCATCTCCGGGCTCCGGAAGCACATGACCAAGCTGAGCCTGGGTCTGACCACCCCGGCTCCCAGCGGCACCCCCCCGGGGCCCAGGATGAACGGCAGCAGGACGCTGGCCCACAGCCTGGGGGACGGGCCCCTGCAGACCCCCGCCGCACCCGCCTCCGACTTCTACCAGCAGGAGGCGCAGGGGCCCCCCCGCCCGGCGGCGTACGGCTCGATGGACGCCCCCCAGCGCAAGCCCCAGCCCCCGCAGCACCTGGGGCTGTACCCGGCCAAGGGGCCCCAGGGCGGCCCGCCCCCCCGCTTCAACCCCATCACCGTCACCCTGGCCCCCAAGACGGGCCGCAACACCCCCACCTCGCTGCACATCCACGGGGGGCCGCAGGCGGGCATGGGCAGCCCCCAGGGCAACGCCATCTACATCCGGCCCTACGTCAGCCAGACGGGGGTCCACCGGGGCCCCCAGCCCGGCCCCGCCCGCGCCCAGTACAGCCCCACCTCCCAGCCCCCCCAGATGTACCAGATCAACCCCCACCCGCCCTGCCCGGCGGGGGCGTGGCCCGGCCTCCCCCACGCCTCCTCCTCGCATACCTCGCAGCACCAGGGCCCCCACCAGGGCCCCCACCAGGGCCCCCACCAGGGCGCCCACCAGACCTCCCACGTCTACATGCCCATcagctcccccaccaccccccaggcgccctcctccctcctgcaggcccccgccggcccccagcCGCCCCCCTCCTTCAGCCAGTACAACATCCAGAACATCTCCACCGGGCCCCGCAAGAACCAGATCGAGATCAAGCTGGAGTCGCCCCAGCGGAGCTCCAGCAGCGCCCTGCTGCGGGCCTCAGGCGGCCCGCGCTCCAGcgcctcctccaactcctgcccggcctcgtcctcgtcctcgggCCCCTCCCACAGCGCGCCGCTGGCCATCGGGGGGCTGAGCCGCAGCCAGCCCACCGTCTACATCTCGGCCAGCCCCCCCGCCGCGCACCACCCGCCCTCCGCCCTCGGCGAGGACGGCCCCCCGATGGCCGcggccgtgccccccccccgcggcgCCCCCAAGTTCTACATCTCGGCCGGCGCggaggacggcggcggcggccgcaaCCCGCCCACGGTCTACATCTCGGCCAACGCCCCCATGCAGGGCTCGGGGTCGGGGGCGCGGGCCATGGGGGGCGGGCTCAGCATGGGCCCCGCCtacatccaccaccacccgcCCAAGTCCCGCGTCGGGCAcgcggggggggcggcggggggcgggaTGGGGGCCTCGTCCCCCCGGGTGGTGGTCACCCAGCCCAACACCAAGTACACTTTCAAGATCACGGTGTCGCCCAACAAGCCCCCCGCGGTCTCCCCCGGCGTGGTGTCCCCCACCTTCGAGACGGCCAACCTGCTGCCGCTCCCGGATCACCACTTCAGCGAGGCGGAACCCCCCCCGCAGCCAGACCCCCAGGGCCGGGACCCCCAGGGCCGGGACCGGCCCAGCGAGCACCGCCGGCTCAGCGCCGGCTCGGACGACGCGGCCTACACACAAG ccctgCTGGTGCACCAGAAGGCCCGTATGGAGCGTCtgtggagggagctggaggtgaAGAGGCAGCGGCTGGagaagctgaaggaggaggtgaacgaCATGGAGAACGACCTCACCAGGAGGCGGAACGAGAGGTCCAACTCCGCCTCGCAAACACCCTCC AACGAGGAGATGAAACAGTTGAGGTGTAAAAACCGGATCCTGCAGATTGACATCGACTGCCTCACCAAAGAGATCGATCTCCTGCAAACACGAG GACCACACTTTAACCCCAGTGCCATCGACAACTTCTATGACAACATCGGGTTCCTGGGTCTCGTCCCGCCCAAACCCAAAGGTCCCGCGGCGGTCG agggAGGCGTCCGTGGTCCAAAGTCGTCCTCAGAGcatcagcagcaggagcagcaacagcagcaacagcagcagcatcagcaccagcaggagcagcaggaggaggaggaggaggaggaggaggagggcagccaCTGGAGCTGCACGGAGTGCACCTTCTTCAACCACCCTTTGCTGAACCGCTGTGAGGAGTGTGACTTCCGCAGACACTTCTAG
- the tab2 gene encoding TGF-beta-activated kinase 1 and MAP3K7-binding protein 2 isoform X1: MAQGSQQIDTQVLHELRQKYPEVPEGVVSQCALQPLSVSVQNNNNVDACCAYLSQVSPAYLYSEETESLSDASISGLRKHMTKLSLGLTTPAPSGTPPGPRMNGSRTLAHSLGDGPLQTPAAPASDFYQQEAQGPPRPAAYGSMDAPQRKPQPPQHLGLYPAKGPQGGPPPRFNPITVTLAPKTGRNTPTSLHIHGGPQAGMGSPQGNAIYIRPYVSQTGVHRGPQPGPARAQYSPTSQPPQMYQINPHPPCPAGAWPGLPHASSSHTSQHQGPHQGPHQGPHQGAHQTSHVYMPISSPTTPQAPSSLLQAPAGPQPPPSFSQYNIQNISTGPRKNQIEIKLESPQRSSSSALLRASGGPRSSASSNSCPASSSSSGPSHSAPLAIGGLSRSQPTVYISASPPAAHHPPSALGEDGPPMAAAVPPPRGAPKFYISAGAEDGGGGRNPPTVYISANAPMQGSGSGARAMGGGLSMGPAYIHHHPPKSRVGHAGGAAGGGMGASSPRVVVTQPNTKYTFKITVSPNKPPAVSPGVVSPTFETANLLPLPDHHFSEAEPPPQPDPQGRDPQGRDRPSEHRRLSAGSDDAAYTQALLVHQKARMERLWRELEVKRQRLEKLKEEVNDMENDLTRRRNERSNSASQTPSNEEMKQLRCKNRILQIDIDCLTKEIDLLQTRGPHFNPSAIDNFYDNIGFLGLVPPKPKGPAAVEGGVRGPKSSSEHQQQEQQQQQQQQHQHQQEQQEEEEEEEEEGSHWSCTECTFFNHPLLNRCEECDFRRHF; this comes from the exons ATGGCCCAGGGAAGCCAGCAGATAGACACTCAGGTTTTACACGAGCTGCGGCAGAAGTACCCGGAGGTCCCCGAGGGCGTGGTGTCCCAGTGCGCCCTGCAG CCGCTCTCTGTGTCCgtccagaacaacaacaacgtggACGCCTGCTGCGCCTACCTGTCCCAGGTGAGCCCCGCCTACCTGTACAGCGAGGAGACCGAGAGCCTATCGGACGCCAGCATCTCCGGGCTCCGGAAGCACATGACCAAGCTGAGCCTGGGTCTGACCACCCCGGCTCCCAGCGGCACCCCCCCGGGGCCCAGGATGAACGGCAGCAGGACGCTGGCCCACAGCCTGGGGGACGGGCCCCTGCAGACCCCCGCCGCACCCGCCTCCGACTTCTACCAGCAGGAGGCGCAGGGGCCCCCCCGCCCGGCGGCGTACGGCTCGATGGACGCCCCCCAGCGCAAGCCCCAGCCCCCGCAGCACCTGGGGCTGTACCCGGCCAAGGGGCCCCAGGGCGGCCCGCCCCCCCGCTTCAACCCCATCACCGTCACCCTGGCCCCCAAGACGGGCCGCAACACCCCCACCTCGCTGCACATCCACGGGGGGCCGCAGGCGGGCATGGGCAGCCCCCAGGGCAACGCCATCTACATCCGGCCCTACGTCAGCCAGACGGGGGTCCACCGGGGCCCCCAGCCCGGCCCCGCCCGCGCCCAGTACAGCCCCACCTCCCAGCCCCCCCAGATGTACCAGATCAACCCCCACCCGCCCTGCCCGGCGGGGGCGTGGCCCGGCCTCCCCCACGCCTCCTCCTCGCATACCTCGCAGCACCAGGGCCCCCACCAGGGCCCCCACCAGGGCCCCCACCAGGGCGCCCACCAGACCTCCCACGTCTACATGCCCATcagctcccccaccaccccccaggcgccctcctccctcctgcaggcccccgccggcccccagcCGCCCCCCTCCTTCAGCCAGTACAACATCCAGAACATCTCCACCGGGCCCCGCAAGAACCAGATCGAGATCAAGCTGGAGTCGCCCCAGCGGAGCTCCAGCAGCGCCCTGCTGCGGGCCTCAGGCGGCCCGCGCTCCAGcgcctcctccaactcctgcccggcctcgtcctcgtcctcgggCCCCTCCCACAGCGCGCCGCTGGCCATCGGGGGGCTGAGCCGCAGCCAGCCCACCGTCTACATCTCGGCCAGCCCCCCCGCCGCGCACCACCCGCCCTCCGCCCTCGGCGAGGACGGCCCCCCGATGGCCGcggccgtgccccccccccgcggcgCCCCCAAGTTCTACATCTCGGCCGGCGCggaggacggcggcggcggccgcaaCCCGCCCACGGTCTACATCTCGGCCAACGCCCCCATGCAGGGCTCGGGGTCGGGGGCGCGGGCCATGGGGGGCGGGCTCAGCATGGGCCCCGCCtacatccaccaccacccgcCCAAGTCCCGCGTCGGGCAcgcggggggggcggcggggggcgggaTGGGGGCCTCGTCCCCCCGGGTGGTGGTCACCCAGCCCAACACCAAGTACACTTTCAAGATCACGGTGTCGCCCAACAAGCCCCCCGCGGTCTCCCCCGGCGTGGTGTCCCCCACCTTCGAGACGGCCAACCTGCTGCCGCTCCCGGATCACCACTTCAGCGAGGCGGAACCCCCCCCGCAGCCAGACCCCCAGGGCCGGGACCCCCAGGGCCGGGACCGGCCCAGCGAGCACCGCCGGCTCAGCGCCGGCTCGGACGACGCGGCCTACACACAAG ccctgCTGGTGCACCAGAAGGCCCGTATGGAGCGTCtgtggagggagctggaggtgaAGAGGCAGCGGCTGGagaagctgaaggaggaggtgaacgaCATGGAGAACGACCTCACCAGGAGGCGGAACGAGAGGTCCAACTCCGCCTCGCAAACACCCTCC AACGAGGAGATGAAACAGTTGAGGTGTAAAAACCGGATCCTGCAGATTGACATCGACTGCCTCACCAAAGAGATCGATCTCCTGCAAACACGAG GACCACACTTTAACCCCAGTGCCATCGACAACTTCTATGACAACATCGGGTTCCTGGGTCTCGTCCCGCCCAAACCCAAAGGTCCCGCGGCGGTCG agggAGGCGTCCGTGGTCCAAAGTCGTCCTCAGAGcatcagcagcaggagcagcaacagcagcaacagcagcagcatcagcaccagcaggagcagcaggaggaggaggaggaggaggaggaggagggcagccaCTGGAGCTGCACGGAGTGCACCTTCTTCAACCACCCTTTGCTGAACCGCTGTGAGGAGTGTGACTTCCGCAGACACTTCTAG